The Clostridium sporogenes genome contains a region encoding:
- a CDS encoding Crp/Fnr family transcriptional regulator: MVKNNRFLPGSSIDINSDFYKIFEEAGTIKKYNKDEIIYFQEDVAENFYLIKSGRVRMFLISPEGTELTIEILRKGKLFGESSCFSYGSRLTSVSAATDVELISVSLENLYPYLTKYPELMVQMFHLMSLTMKNLSIQVSNMAFLPAEKKLAQLLVRLGVHFKKNKNDKCYIIDYSHEEIAQLIGSCRVTVTKTLNSFQEKGMISLGYKKIKIIDEKRLKDEYYNYFV, from the coding sequence ATGGTAAAAAACAATAGATTTCTTCCCGGATCTTCTATAGATATTAATTCTGATTTCTATAAAATATTTGAAGAAGCTGGTACAATAAAAAAATATAACAAAGATGAAATAATCTATTTCCAAGAGGATGTGGCAGAGAACTTTTATTTAATAAAATCTGGTCGTGTTAGAATGTTTCTTATTTCACCAGAAGGAACTGAACTTACTATTGAAATATTAAGAAAGGGAAAATTATTTGGAGAATCCTCCTGTTTTAGTTATGGATCTAGGTTAACATCTGTTAGTGCTGCTACAGATGTTGAACTAATTTCAGTAAGTCTAGAAAATCTATATCCCTATTTAACTAAGTATCCAGAATTAATGGTTCAAATGTTTCATCTTATGTCTTTAACAATGAAAAATCTATCAATTCAAGTTAGTAATATGGCCTTTTTACCTGCTGAAAAAAAACTTGCTCAATTACTAGTAAGATTAGGTGTGCATTTTAAGAAAAATAAAAATGATAAATGTTATATCATTGATTATTCTCATGAAGAAATTGCTCAACTTATTGGTAGCTGTAGAGTTACAGTTACTAAAACATTAAATTCTTTTCAAGAAAAAGGAATGATTTCCTTAGGATATAAGAAAATTAAAATTATAGACGAAAAAAGATTAAAGGACGAATACTATAACTATTTTGTATAA
- a CDS encoding MFS transporter: METKEKLWSKYFILALIITVGVNLTCNLLLSTISIYAKKITGVDSYAGVMTGAFTLAALFIRILAGKLLDKLGRKKILILGIAITAFSTIGYIFSNGIVLLVIFRVIQGFGFGISSTAIATIVTDVTPLTRILEGIGYSGVGITITTAIGPSMALHIVGSGYNKFNLLFITTFAVAIITILAALFLSYEKNINTHCEKFKIIKSDTDSNGISKEILVPSFILFLAAVAESTILSFTALYGIELGFSNIGLFFTINALGILASRLFINQIVDKLGMNTVLSIGLIIFAFSIFGMAMVKTMYILLILGFLCGIMMGSLLPIINVMILNTVSQDKKGVANAIYYALLDGGYGIGSILWGSIVITYGYRAIYALAGIVLAVAFVIFALNLFYRGSTILKRHYE; encoded by the coding sequence ATGGAAACTAAAGAAAAGCTATGGAGCAAATATTTTATATTAGCATTAATTATTACAGTAGGGGTAAATTTAACTTGTAATTTATTATTATCTACCATATCTATATATGCTAAAAAAATTACTGGAGTAGATAGTTATGCAGGTGTAATGACAGGAGCCTTTACATTAGCAGCTTTATTTATAAGAATATTGGCAGGAAAGTTATTAGACAAACTTGGCAGAAAAAAAATATTAATATTAGGAATAGCTATTACCGCATTTTCAACTATAGGATACATTTTTAGTAATGGGATAGTATTACTTGTAATATTTAGAGTAATACAAGGCTTTGGTTTTGGTATTTCATCTACAGCAATAGCTACTATTGTTACTGATGTTACACCACTAACAAGAATACTTGAGGGAATAGGGTATTCAGGGGTTGGTATAACCATTACTACAGCTATAGGGCCATCTATGGCACTTCACATAGTTGGAAGTGGATACAATAAGTTTAACTTATTATTTATTACAACTTTTGCAGTGGCTATAATTACTATATTAGCAGCACTTTTCTTATCCTATGAGAAAAATATTAATACACACTGTGAAAAATTTAAGATTATAAAAAGTGATACAGATTCTAATGGTATTAGTAAAGAAATATTAGTGCCATCTTTCATTCTTTTTTTAGCAGCAGTTGCAGAAAGCACTATATTATCTTTCACAGCATTGTATGGCATAGAACTAGGATTTAGTAATATAGGTTTATTTTTTACAATAAACGCACTAGGGATATTAGCATCAAGATTATTTATAAATCAAATAGTTGATAAGCTTGGAATGAATACTGTATTGTCTATTGGACTTATAATATTTGCATTTTCTATATTTGGAATGGCTATGGTAAAGACAATGTATATATTATTAATATTGGGATTCTTATGTGGTATTATGATGGGATCATTGTTACCTATAATTAATGTAATGATTTTAAATACTGTAAGTCAAGATAAAAAAGGTGTAGCAAATGCTATTTACTATGCATTATTGGATGGTGGTTATGGAATAGGATCAATATTGTGGGGAAGTATTGTTATAACCTATGGATATAGAGCTATATATGCCTTAGCAGGTATTGTATTAGCAGTAGCTTTTGTAATATTTGCATTAAATTTATTTTATAGGGGATCTACAATATTAAAAAGACATTATGAATAA
- a CDS encoding ABC transporter substrate-binding protein, producing MKNLKRRVSVIICIMLAFMLVSCNLKKEENKEAQKNIKITDSYGKELTFEKAPERIISLSPGATETIYALNKENTLVGRSDFDDYPAAVSKVKSVGGVKDPSIEKITELKPDLVIGGAHFSKDIVKKLEDLGIKVAVLYGAEDLDGAYKNIMDISTILGVTEKGQTMVDGMKKKVESVENKVKSLNKPKVYYVVDFGKADFTAGGDTFIGKMIEKAGGENIAKDTKGWNYSFERIVENKPEMIILSDKYNTKKNFLAADKYKDLAAVKGNKIYEIDDNMLLRQGPRQADGLEALAKLIHPEAFK from the coding sequence ATGAAAAATTTAAAAAGAAGAGTATCGGTGATTATTTGTATTATGTTAGCTTTTATGCTAGTATCATGCAATCTAAAGAAGGAAGAAAATAAAGAAGCACAAAAAAATATAAAAATTACAGATTCCTATGGGAAAGAACTAACTTTTGAAAAAGCTCCAGAAAGAATAATTAGTCTTTCACCTGGAGCAACAGAAACTATATATGCTTTAAATAAAGAAAATACATTAGTTGGAAGATCCGATTTCGATGATTATCCAGCAGCCGTTAGCAAAGTAAAATCAGTTGGTGGTGTAAAAGATCCAAGTATAGAAAAAATAACTGAATTAAAACCAGATTTAGTTATAGGTGGAGCTCATTTTTCAAAGGATATTGTGAAAAAACTTGAAGACTTAGGAATTAAAGTGGCGGTGCTTTATGGTGCAGAAGACCTAGATGGAGCTTATAAAAATATAATGGATATTTCTACTATATTAGGAGTAACTGAAAAAGGTCAAACTATGGTTGATGGTATGAAAAAGAAAGTTGAAAGTGTTGAAAATAAGGTGAAATCATTAAATAAACCTAAGGTTTACTATGTAGTTGACTTTGGCAAAGCGGATTTTACTGCTGGAGGAGATACTTTTATAGGTAAAATGATTGAAAAAGCAGGTGGAGAAAATATTGCTAAGGATACAAAGGGATGGAATTATTCTTTTGAAAGAATAGTTGAAAATAAGCCGGAAATGATAATATTATCTGATAAATATAACACTAAAAAGAATTTTTTAGCAGCTGATAAGTATAAGGATCTTGCTGCAGTAAAGGGAAATAAAATATATGAAATTGATGATAACATGTTATTAAGACAAGGTCCAAGACAAGCGGATGGACTAGAAGCATTAGCAAAACTTATTCATCCTGAAGCATTCAAATAA
- a CDS encoding FecCD family ABC transporter permease: MKKKSLFVGLIIITIVASLVSITIGAARITPFKVIEVILNKFMGNINDYTLQKIIWDIRMPRIILAALVGMGLSTVGASFQGIFKNSMADPYVLGISSGAALGATISIVYKLETKGILVTTLCAFIGAILTIFIVYNIARVGNKIPTSTLLLSGIVLNFFMSSLISMSMILHREAIDRIVYWTMGSLGNASYKQIYFLAPIIIIISFIFYCNYRGLNIMVAGEESAYILGVDIEKFKKKMIFLSSAMIAVIVSVSGIIGFVGLIIPHIARLIAGANNREVIPFSMVLGALFLIICDALARGIMPPTELPVGAVTSLFGAPYFMYLLWKKKRG; the protein is encoded by the coding sequence ATGAAAAAAAAGAGTTTATTTGTTGGGTTAATAATAATTACTATAGTAGCTTCTTTAGTTTCCATAACTATTGGAGCTGCCAGAATAACTCCCTTTAAAGTTATAGAGGTTATTTTAAATAAGTTTATGGGAAATATAAATGATTATACATTACAGAAGATAATATGGGATATAAGAATGCCAAGAATAATACTTGCAGCTTTAGTAGGGATGGGCTTATCAACTGTAGGAGCTTCCTTTCAAGGGATATTTAAAAATTCTATGGCAGATCCTTATGTTCTTGGAATATCTTCAGGAGCAGCACTGGGAGCAACAATATCTATAGTTTATAAATTAGAGACAAAAGGAATTTTAGTAACCACTTTGTGTGCATTCATAGGAGCTATTTTAACTATTTTTATAGTTTATAATATAGCTAGAGTAGGAAATAAAATTCCAACCTCCACATTATTATTATCAGGAATAGTTTTAAACTTTTTTATGTCCTCTTTAATTTCAATGTCCATGATATTACATAGAGAAGCCATAGATAGAATTGTTTACTGGACAATGGGTAGCTTAGGAAATGCTTCTTACAAACAAATTTATTTTCTAGCACCAATAATTATAATAATATCATTTATTTTTTATTGTAATTATAGAGGATTAAATATAATGGTTGCAGGAGAAGAAAGTGCTTATATATTAGGAGTAGATATTGAAAAGTTTAAAAAGAAAATGATATTTTTAAGTTCAGCCATGATAGCTGTAATAGTATCTGTTAGTGGAATAATAGGTTTTGTAGGTTTAATTATTCCTCATATAGCACGACTTATAGCAGGAGCTAATAACAGAGAGGTAATCCCTTTTTCAATGGTTTTAGGGGCTTTATTTTTAATAATATGTGATGCTTTAGCAAGAGGAATAATGCCTCCTACAGAGTTACCTGTAGGTGCTGTTACCAGTTTGTTTGGAGCACCTTACTTTATGTATTTACTTTGGAAGAAGAAAAGAGGGTAG
- a CDS encoding ABC transporter ATP-binding protein gives MSFLSLKNISYNNRDNEILKGLNIDFERGQFYVIVGPNGSGKTTLLKTIIKNIIPSKGSIELEGENLRNIKPKHLSSRLSYVPQNTNIELEFTCYDLVMMARNHKLKTFQSEGKEDKDIVINAMEKMEVLQLKDKPVTEISGGEKQRVILARAIAQETSSIILDEPISNLDIKHQILVMEHLKKLREEGKTIITVLHDLNFALNYADYGILVSKGNVFSKGKIEDVITPKTIKEVYGVESDIIKRNNKSFVIY, from the coding sequence ATGAGTTTTTTAAGTTTAAAAAATATTTCCTATAATAATAGAGATAATGAAATATTAAAAGGATTAAATATAGATTTTGAAAGAGGACAGTTTTATGTAATAGTAGGACCTAACGGAAGTGGTAAAACTACCTTATTAAAGACTATAATAAAAAATATAATACCCTCAAAAGGAAGCATAGAGCTAGAAGGAGAAAATTTAAGAAATATAAAGCCAAAGCATTTATCCAGTAGACTTAGTTATGTCCCACAAAATACAAATATAGAGCTTGAATTTACTTGCTATGATTTAGTCATGATGGCAAGAAATCATAAACTTAAAACTTTTCAATCAGAAGGCAAAGAGGATAAAGATATAGTTATAAATGCAATGGAAAAGATGGAAGTATTACAGCTTAAAGATAAGCCTGTTACTGAAATAAGTGGAGGAGAAAAGCAGAGAGTTATATTAGCGAGAGCTATTGCTCAAGAAACAAGTTCTATTATATTGGATGAACCTATTTCTAATTTAGATATAAAACATCAAATATTAGTTATGGAACATTTAAAAAAATTAAGAGAAGAAGGTAAAACTATTATTACTGTATTGCATGATTTGAATTTTGCCTTAAACTATGCGGATTATGGAATTTTAGTTAGTAAGGGTAATGTATTTTCTAAAGGAAAAATAGAAGATGTAATAACTCCTAAAACTATAAAAGAGGTTTATGGAGTAGAAAGTGATATTATTAAGAGAAATAATAAATCTTTTGTAATTTATTAA
- a CDS encoding transposase codes for MSAITILTEIIDFQGFLKPKLLVAYIGVEPSINESGKFKSYTE; via the coding sequence ATTTCAGCTATAACTATACTAACTGAAATCATAGATTTTCAAGGTTTCTTAAAACCTAAACTGTTAGTTGCATACATTGGGGTTGAGCCTTCTATTAATGAATCTGGTAAGTTTAAAAGTTATACAGAATAA
- a CDS encoding lipoate--protein ligase, translating into MIFINHNNTNPYFNHAAEQYVLENIKDECFMLWRNEPCILVGRNQNAIAEVNGDYIKEKGMKIVRRLTGGGAVFNDLGNINFTFIGRTSENVEENFRKFTKPIIEALNFLGVQAEFSGKNDLVIEGKKISGNAQYYYKDKVLHHGTLLFSVSMGELLKALKVNPLKFKDKAVKSVEARVTNINKYLNNMDVIEFKNYVVDYVMKCFGKKELYEFSEKELKKIDKIVENRFSTWKWNFGDSPKYNYSKEGRCGKNTIQVNLNVENGYIKEMKFYGDFFFKKDIKGLEYKFKEIKHEEKHVKQVLNNININEYINGVKNEEILELMF; encoded by the coding sequence ATGATATTTATTAATCACAACAATACCAATCCTTATTTTAATCATGCGGCAGAGCAATATGTATTAGAAAACATTAAAGATGAATGCTTTATGCTATGGAGAAACGAGCCGTGTATATTAGTAGGTAGAAATCAAAATGCTATAGCAGAAGTAAACGGTGATTATATAAAAGAAAAAGGTATGAAAATAGTGAGAAGACTTACAGGAGGAGGAGCTGTTTTTAATGATTTGGGTAATATAAATTTTACATTTATAGGGAGAACTTCAGAGAATGTAGAGGAAAACTTTAGAAAGTTTACAAAGCCTATAATAGAGGCATTAAATTTCTTAGGGGTACAAGCTGAGTTTTCAGGTAAAAATGATTTAGTTATAGAAGGAAAAAAAATTTCAGGTAATGCTCAATATTATTATAAAGATAAGGTTTTACATCATGGAACATTGCTTTTTTCAGTTTCTATGGGGGAATTGCTTAAAGCGCTTAAAGTAAACCCATTGAAGTTTAAAGATAAAGCTGTTAAATCTGTGGAAGCTAGGGTAACAAATATAAATAAATATTTAAATAATATGGATGTTATAGAGTTTAAAAATTATGTGGTAGATTATGTAATGAAATGTTTTGGTAAAAAAGAATTATATGAGTTTTCAGAGAAAGAATTAAAAAAAATAGATAAAATAGTTGAAAACAGATTTTCAACCTGGAAGTGGAATTTTGGGGATTCACCTAAATATAATTATTCAAAAGAAGGGAGATGCGGTAAAAATACTATTCAAGTTAATTTAAATGTTGAGAATGGTTATATAAAGGAAATGAAGTTTTATGGAGATTTCTTTTTTAAAAAAGATATAAAAGGATTAGAATATAAATTTAAAGAAATAAAACATGAGGAAAAACATGTAAAACAGGTGTTGAATAATATTAATATTAATGAATATATAAATGGTGTAAAAAATGAAGAAATTTTAGAACTTATGTTTTAG
- the lipA gene encoding lipoyl synthase: MYKRKPEWLKIKFQFGDSTKKINALKRSLGLNTVCDEANCPNRLECHNKGTATFMILGSVCTRNCRFCNVKTGKAQCVDKEEPLHVAQAVKELGLKHAVITSVTRDDLEDGGASQFAEVIREIRKLTPNTTIEVLIPDLKGNWEALKVILDEKPEILNHNIETISGLYKKVRPEAIYTRSLELLRKVKEIDKSILTKSGFMVGLGEKEEEVIELLKDLRKYQCDIVTIGQYLQPSKAHIELAEYVHPEVFKKYKKIGLDMGFKYIASSPLVRSSYNAAEALK; the protein is encoded by the coding sequence ATGTATAAAAGAAAACCAGAATGGCTAAAAATAAAGTTTCAATTTGGTGATAGCACAAAGAAGATTAATGCACTTAAAAGATCCTTAGGATTAAATACAGTTTGTGACGAAGCTAATTGTCCTAATAGATTGGAGTGTCATAATAAAGGAACTGCAACTTTTATGATATTGGGTAGTGTTTGTACAAGAAATTGCAGATTTTGTAATGTAAAAACTGGTAAAGCACAATGTGTAGATAAAGAAGAACCATTACATGTAGCACAAGCTGTAAAGGAATTAGGATTAAAGCATGCAGTTATAACTTCTGTTACTAGAGATGATTTAGAAGATGGAGGGGCAAGTCAATTTGCAGAGGTAATAAGAGAAATTAGAAAATTGACACCAAATACAACAATCGAGGTGCTCATTCCAGATTTAAAAGGTAATTGGGAGGCATTGAAGGTTATTTTAGATGAAAAACCAGAAATATTAAATCATAATATAGAAACCATAAGTGGATTATATAAAAAGGTAAGACCAGAAGCTATATATACTCGTTCTTTAGAACTTTTAAGGAAAGTAAAAGAAATAGACAAAAGTATACTCACTAAATCAGGATTTATGGTAGGTCTTGGGGAAAAAGAAGAAGAAGTTATAGAGTTACTAAAAGATTTAAGAAAATACCAGTGTGATATAGTTACTATAGGTCAATATCTTCAACCTTCTAAAGCACATATTGAACTTGCAGAATATGTGCATCCAGAGGTATTTAAGAAATATAAGAAAATAGGACTTGATATGGGATTTAAATATATTGCTTCATCACCATTAGTTAGAAGTTCCTATAATGCAGCAGAAGCGCTAAAATAA
- a CDS encoding 4Fe-4S dicluster domain-containing protein, translating into MSHIVGKDAYKSLEERLNRFPQGAPPSETLYKILSMIFTKEEAAMVAKLPIKSFNIKTASKLWGVSEVKAANILHSLASKALILDLECESDGEQKYMMAPPMAGFFEFALMRVGTHLDQKVLSELFHQYLNVEDDFSKELFWGTETKLGRAFVQERVLNDENSINILDYEKASYIIKNAKHIGVSSCYCRHKAHHLGDDCYAPMETCMSFSTTAYTLIKHNYARKIDASEALDILNMCYDYNLVQCGENVQKQPNFICNCCKCHCEAFVSAKKFGFLVPVNTTSYLPNINKDNCIGCGKCTKVCPMEAIKLKETSLEKHNSKIAELSEDLCLGCGVCVKNCKTNAIKLVRRKKSVITPVTTVHRAVLSAIEKGQLQNLIFDNNAHLSHKAMAAILGSILKLSPVKKAMASKQMKSVYLAKLLENT; encoded by the coding sequence ATGTCACATATAGTCGGAAAAGATGCATACAAAAGTTTAGAAGAAAGATTGAATAGGTTTCCACAGGGTGCCCCACCTTCTGAAACACTTTATAAAATATTATCTATGATATTTACTAAAGAAGAAGCAGCAATGGTTGCAAAACTCCCTATAAAGTCATTTAACATAAAAACTGCTAGTAAGCTTTGGGGAGTTAGTGAAGTCAAAGCTGCCAATATCCTTCATTCCTTAGCTTCTAAAGCATTAATTTTAGATCTTGAATGTGAAAGTGATGGAGAACAAAAATATATGATGGCTCCTCCAATGGCTGGTTTTTTTGAATTTGCTTTAATGAGAGTTGGTACACACCTTGACCAAAAGGTTCTTAGTGAACTATTTCATCAATATCTTAATGTGGAAGATGATTTCTCTAAAGAGCTATTTTGGGGTACAGAAACAAAATTAGGTAGGGCCTTTGTTCAAGAGAGGGTTTTAAATGATGAGAATTCTATAAATATATTAGATTATGAAAAAGCAAGTTACATAATAAAAAATGCTAAACATATAGGTGTTAGTTCATGTTATTGTCGACATAAAGCCCATCATTTAGGAGATGACTGCTACGCCCCTATGGAAACTTGCATGAGCTTTTCTACCACTGCTTATACTCTTATAAAGCATAATTATGCTAGAAAAATAGATGCTTCTGAAGCTCTAGATATTTTAAATATGTGCTATGATTATAATCTAGTACAATGTGGAGAAAATGTTCAAAAGCAACCTAACTTTATTTGCAATTGTTGTAAATGCCATTGTGAAGCATTTGTATCTGCAAAGAAATTTGGATTTTTAGTTCCTGTAAATACAACCAGTTATTTACCTAACATAAATAAAGATAACTGTATAGGCTGTGGAAAGTGTACTAAAGTTTGCCCTATGGAAGCAATTAAATTAAAGGAAACTTCATTAGAAAAGCATAATTCTAAAATAGCTGAGCTCTCTGAAGATTTATGTCTTGGTTGTGGAGTTTGTGTGAAAAATTGCAAAACTAATGCTATTAAGTTAGTTCGTAGAAAAAAAAGTGTTATCACACCTGTAACCACTGTTCATAGAGCAGTATTATCTGCAATAGAAAAAGGTCAACTGCAAAATTTGATTTTTGATAACAACGCTCATTTGAGCCATAAAGCTATGGCTGCTATATTAGGAAGTATTCTTAAGCTATCTCCCGTAAAAAAAGCAATGGCAAGTAAGCAAATGAAATCTGTTTATTTGGCTAAACTCCTCGAAAATACTTAA
- a CDS encoding MurR/RpiR family transcriptional regulator, translating to MGVFLRIRENFDSMTKSEKKIAEYIFESPKDIINDSAQEIAIKTSTSPASVIRFTKKVGYNSLNEFKFALVAEEDTKENTEFDYIINSNDSIDLIINKLGNKVIDTINDTKELVDDEKLLEAVEAIKNAETIYLYGVGASAMVAMDFQYKLLRINKKVMFQPDSHLQLAVAVHITNKDVAVAISYSGNTREVNLAIEKAKKNGATTIAITKCGKSILSNIADINLNIPSIEKDLRIGAISSRTSQLFVTDSLFLGIAKENLDKTEKNLISTRNLVEVLKRE from the coding sequence ATGGGAGTTTTTTTAAGAATAAGAGAAAATTTTGATTCTATGACTAAATCAGAAAAAAAAATAGCAGAATATATTTTTGAAAGTCCAAAGGATATAATAAATGATTCTGCTCAAGAAATAGCAATTAAAACAAGTACTTCTCCAGCATCTGTTATTAGATTTACTAAAAAAGTAGGATATAATTCTCTTAATGAGTTTAAATTTGCACTTGTTGCAGAAGAAGATACTAAAGAAAATACAGAGTTTGATTATATTATAAATTCTAATGATAGTATAGATTTAATTATTAATAAGCTTGGAAATAAAGTAATTGATACCATAAATGATACTAAGGAATTAGTAGATGATGAAAAATTGTTAGAGGCTGTTGAAGCAATAAAAAATGCAGAAACAATTTATCTATATGGTGTTGGAGCATCTGCTATGGTGGCTATGGATTTTCAATACAAATTGCTTAGAATAAATAAAAAGGTAATGTTCCAGCCGGATTCACATCTACAGTTAGCAGTAGCAGTACATATAACAAATAAAGATGTTGCTGTAGCTATTTCATATAGTGGAAATACAAGAGAAGTAAATTTAGCAATAGAGAAAGCTAAAAAAAATGGGGCTACTACGATAGCTATAACTAAATGTGGAAAAAGTATTTTAAGTAATATTGCAGATATAAATCTGAACATACCCAGTATAGAAAAAGATTTGAGAATAGGGGCAATCTCTTCTAGAACATCTCAATTATTTGTAACTGATAGTTTGTTCTTAGGAATTGCAAAGGAAAATTTAGATAAAACAGAAAAGAATTTAATTAGTACAAGAAATTTAGTAGAAGTTTTAAAAAGAGAATAG
- the murQ gene encoding N-acetylmuramic acid 6-phosphate etherase: protein MTNISLDKLVTESRNENTKNIDRVETLEMLKMINDEDKKVAEAVEKELIHIAKAVDKIGEAFFNGGRLIYVGAGTSGRLGVLDASECPPTYGVSYDLVRGIIAGGQSAMFKAKEGAEDSKKLCIKELKNIDFGKNDILVGIAASGRTPYVIGGLEYANGLGATTIAVTCNPESEMSKIANIPIAPVVGPEAITGSTRMKAGTAQKMVLNMLSTGAMIKTGKVYGNLMVDLKATNEKLVERAKRIVMQATGTKREQVERILKETDFDVKLSIFMIESSLDKIKAKEILDKNKGYIVEAIKEIS from the coding sequence ATGACTAATATTAGTTTAGATAAATTAGTAACTGAGAGTAGAAATGAAAACACTAAAAATATAGATAGAGTTGAAACTTTAGAGATGTTAAAGATGATAAACGATGAAGATAAAAAAGTTGCAGAAGCTGTAGAAAAAGAGCTTATTCATATAGCAAAGGCTGTTGATAAAATAGGAGAAGCATTTTTTAATGGGGGTAGACTTATATATGTAGGAGCAGGTACATCAGGAAGATTAGGAGTCTTAGATGCATCAGAGTGTCCACCAACATATGGAGTGAGTTATGATTTGGTAAGAGGGATTATAGCAGGAGGACAATCAGCTATGTTTAAAGCTAAGGAAGGAGCAGAAGACTCTAAAAAACTTTGTATTAAAGAATTGAAGAATATTGATTTTGGTAAAAACGACATATTGGTTGGAATTGCAGCTAGTGGAAGAACACCTTATGTTATAGGTGGACTCGAATATGCTAATGGCTTAGGTGCTACAACAATTGCAGTTACATGCAATCCAGAATCAGAAATGTCTAAAATTGCAAATATTCCAATAGCCCCAGTAGTAGGGCCAGAAGCTATAACAGGATCTACTAGAATGAAAGCAGGAACAGCTCAAAAAATGGTCCTAAATATGTTATCAACAGGTGCTATGATTAAGACTGGTAAGGTATATGGTAACTTGATGGTTGATTTAAAAGCTACTAATGAAAAATTAGTAGAAAGAGCTAAAAGAATTGTTATGCAGGCTACAGGGACTAAAAGAGAGCAGGTAGAAAGAATTCTTAAAGAAACAGATTTTGACGTTAAGTTATCTATTTTTATGATAGAAAGCTCATTAGACAAAATAAAAGCTAAAGAAATATTAGACAAAAATAAAGGTTATATAGTAGAAGCAATAAAAGAAATAAGTTAA